A stretch of the Microaerobacter geothermalis genome encodes the following:
- the spoVM gene encoding stage V sporulation protein SpoVM — MRFYTIKLPKFLGGFVRMIIGVFSKQK; from the coding sequence TTGAGGTTCTATACGATAAAGTTACCCAAGTTCTTAGGGGGTTTTGTTCGGATGATTATCGGGGTTTTTTCCAAGCAAAAGTGA